From the genome of Eublepharis macularius isolate TG4126 chromosome 12, MPM_Emac_v1.0, whole genome shotgun sequence, one region includes:
- the LOC129340124 gene encoding serine protease 27-like: protein MPVVPPFLAVWLLHLAVLQGVARSEAVCGQKGSLTRIVGGQPANDGEWPWQVSILHNGKHVCGGSLIAEQWVVTAAHCVDKIRTDYEVEVGAYQLQNTPWEQRKIFTMNQIIPNSNFNGDEGSSGDIALVELSSPVTFTNNILPICLPDPSAQFPNGTKCWVTGWGQIQTGVDLGYPQILQELEVPIIDRDTCNFLFSINPEPDLKPDPVKEDMICAGYEEGGRDACQGDSGGPLVCECDIGWILAGVVSWGEGCAEANRPGVYASVPYYASWISEHIPSISFVEPQNCGDTNAGENDKDGNAGKNSGLQKTFTLLPLLGCLVFLL from the exons ATGCCTGTGGTGCCCCCTTTCCTGGCTGTATGGCTGCTTCACCTGGCTGTGCTACAAG GTGTCGCCCGTTCAGAAGCAG TCTGTGGACAGAAAGGGTCTTTGACACGCATCGTTGGGGGGCAACCGGCCAATGATGGAGAGTGGCCCTGGCAGGTCAGCATCCTGCACAATGGCAAGCATGTTTGTGGAGGCTCCCTCATAGCCGAGCAATGGGTGGTGACAGCAGCTCATTGCGTGGATAA GATCAGAACCGACTATGAAGTGGAGGTGGGTGCCTATCAGCTTCAAAATACTCCCTGGGAACAACGAAAGATATTCACAATGAACCAGATTATCCCAAACTCTAACTTCAATGGCGATGAAGGCTCCAGTGGGGACATTGCCTTAGTGGAATTGTCATCACCTGTAACTTTCACCAACAACATCCTTCCCATCTGCTTGCCTGATCCTTCTGCTCAGTTCCCCAATGGAACAAAGTGCTGGGTTACTGGATGGGGACAGATTCAGACAGGAG TTGACTTGGGCTATCCACAAATACTTCAGGAACTGGAGGTGCCAATCATAGATAGAGATACTTGCAATTTTCTCTTCAGTATTAATCCAGAGCCTGACCTGAAGCCCGATCCAGTTAAAGAAGATATGATTTGTGCTGGTTATGAAGAAGGTGGACGGGATGCCTGCCAG ggtgactctggaggtcccttggTTTGTGAATGTGATATAGGTTGGATCTTGGCTGGGGTTGTAAGCTGGGGGGAAGGCTGTGCTGAAGCCAACCGCCCTGGTGTTTACGCCTCCGTGCCTTACTATGCCAGCTGGATCTCTGAACATATACCCAGCATATCCTTTGTGGAGCCCCAGAACTGTGGTGATACGAATGCTGGGGAAAACGATAAAGATGGGAATGCTGGGAAGAACAGCGGACTACAAAAGACCTTCACTCTACTGCCCCTCCTGGGATGTCTCGTATTTCTTCTGTGA